A region of Anaerosalibacter sp. Marseille-P3206 DNA encodes the following proteins:
- a CDS encoding serine hydrolase has protein sequence MFKKLVSVILTFSLVLGMFTITFGDSQMKPIVVLNDTRISLEDETYINEKGLIMCPLRELAEKMGYLVTWNCSDRNITLSKDSEIVKLKVGEHRITVNKENIDISSSPIIKEGKTYVPVELFSKALNLVIGWDNKQQVLKINQPKENKEDFFTMSMDEKLQDELDTYMKALQKHHNFHGSVLVAKDGKVLLNKGYGFANFEQNTLNKSQTKFAIGSMTKQVTAMAIMQLNEQGLIDVEDTVSKYLPDFPNGDLITLHNLLTHTSGLKNYTEIKEFLTLKPESKDPMIVIDLIKDMPLEFEPGKEFRYCNTNYTLLGIIIEKATNMSFEDYLQKNIFAPLNMSSTGICYGKNNELYDATPYLGYLEVVPVDDELVLTQAYGAGNIYSTVEDLYRWDRGLKTEQLVKKETLDKIFTEHVAVSEGGSYGYGWMIAHTDKGKQILHGGNTFGFTSNIAKYIDEDLTIIILTNNGYYNISSLTETLANIVFKKDYKIPEAKKEIKIDNTELYDSYEGKYEFLNGAYIDIIKKDKKLFAQVTGQDAFEIFPETNNKFFAKVIDASIEFKTNDKGEVTELIFEQIGMEFICKRVEDIEEQIEVTVDPKIYEEYVGEYELIPGLIITITTEDNHIYAQLTGQDAFEIFPMSESDYFYKIVDAKITFERDENGKVANLVLHQNGQDMPAIKVK, from the coding sequence ATGTTTAAAAAATTAGTATCAGTAATATTAACTTTTAGTTTGGTTTTAGGTATGTTTACTATCACGTTTGGTGATTCTCAGATGAAACCTATTGTTGTATTAAATGATACAAGAATTTCTTTAGAAGATGAAACATATATAAATGAAAAAGGGCTAATAATGTGTCCTTTAAGAGAGTTAGCAGAAAAGATGGGTTATTTAGTTACTTGGAATTGTAGTGATAGGAATATTACTCTTTCAAAGGACTCCGAAATCGTAAAACTAAAAGTTGGAGAACATAGAATTACTGTAAATAAAGAAAATATAGATATAAGTTCAAGTCCTATTATTAAAGAAGGCAAAACTTATGTACCAGTAGAATTATTTAGTAAAGCTTTGAACCTTGTTATAGGATGGGATAATAAACAACAAGTCCTAAAAATAAATCAACCTAAAGAAAATAAAGAGGACTTTTTTACAATGTCCATGGATGAAAAGTTACAAGATGAATTAGACACTTATATGAAAGCACTCCAAAAGCATCATAATTTTCATGGAAGTGTACTAGTTGCTAAAGATGGAAAAGTTCTTCTCAACAAAGGTTATGGATTTGCAAACTTTGAACAAAACACTTTGAATAAATCTCAAACAAAATTTGCTATTGGTTCTATGACAAAGCAAGTTACAGCAATGGCGATTATGCAACTGAATGAACAAGGTTTAATAGATGTAGAAGATACGGTTTCAAAATATCTACCTGATTTTCCAAACGGAGATCTAATTACTCTACATAATCTATTGACTCACACATCAGGGCTTAAGAATTATACTGAAATAAAAGAATTTCTAACTTTAAAACCAGAAAGTAAAGATCCAATGATAGTTATTGATTTAATAAAAGATATGCCGTTAGAATTTGAACCTGGTAAGGAGTTTAGATATTGTAATACAAATTACACATTATTAGGAATAATAATTGAAAAGGCTACTAATATGTCGTTTGAGGATTATTTACAAAAAAATATATTTGCTCCTCTAAATATGTCAAGTACAGGTATATGTTATGGTAAAAATAATGAACTTTATGATGCAACGCCATATTTAGGCTATTTGGAAGTCGTTCCTGTAGATGACGAACTAGTACTTACTCAAGCTTATGGTGCTGGAAATATATATTCAACAGTTGAAGATCTATATAGATGGGATCGAGGTTTAAAAACTGAACAACTTGTAAAAAAGGAAACATTAGATAAGATATTTACAGAACATGTAGCTGTATCAGAAGGTGGTAGTTATGGCTATGGGTGGATGATTGCACATACGGATAAAGGTAAACAAATTTTGCATGGTGGAAATACTTTTGGATTTACTTCTAATATAGCCAAGTATATAGATGAAGATCTTACTATTATTATTTTAACTAATAATGGTTACTATAATATTTCGAGTTTAACAGAGACTCTAGCAAATATAGTATTTAAAAAAGATTATAAAATACCAGAAGCTAAAAAGGAAATAAAAATTGATAATACAGAATTATACGATAGCTATGAAGGAAAGTATGAATTTCTAAATGGAGCATACATTGATATAATTAAAAAAGATAAAAAACTTTTTGCTCAAGTAACAGGTCAAGATGCTTTTGAAATATTTCCAGAAACAAATAATAAATTTTTTGCTAAAGTAATTGATGCTAGTATTGAATTTAAAACTAATGATAAGGGAGAAGTTACAGAACTAATATTTGAACAAATAGGTATGGAGTTTATTTGCAAAAGAGTAGAAGATATTGAAGAGCAGATCGAAGTAACTGTAGATCCTAAAATATATGAGGAATATGTTGGAGAGTATGAGTTAATTCCAGGATTAATTATTACCATTACAACTGAGGATAATCACATATATGCTCAGCTTACAGGTCAAGATGCATTTGAAATATTCCCTATGTCAGAAAGTGATTACTTCTACAAGATAGTTGATGCTAAGATTACTTTTGAAAGAGATGAAAATGGCAAGGTAGCAAACTTGGTATTGCATCAAAATGGGCAAGATATGCCTGCAATTAAAGTAAAATAA
- a CDS encoding 3-oxoacyl-[acyl-carrier-protein] synthase III C-terminal domain-containing protein, producing the protein MNTNINIIDVSIYYPENKVNKDYFIQKFDKQGIDIRGLLKCLGRDNIRIIKNNEETVITMAVNVGKRALKSANLNPEDIDMLIVTTDNPEYFAPSNALIINNKLGLVNANLTFDLNNNCISMLTAMDIATGIMKQRKEVKRAMIIGMQGISYFTREDDPVITPGGGDCAASIILEKEECVDISGVIDSVYLTNSRNQENMRLPGCGMSKVASGNVLTEDVKLRFIPHDVSYFSDEWTKMIKDILKRNNLSIKDVKHYLFSQFSLKDIKETLIKLGDDEEKYTFVSHKYGYTGCCSPIFALHEALEKGKVEKNSYVIFCSVGIGYSMAAILYKWL; encoded by the coding sequence TTGAATACGAATATAAATATAATAGATGTAAGTATATATTATCCAGAGAATAAAGTAAATAAGGATTATTTTATACAGAAATTTGATAAACAAGGAATAGATATTAGGGGTTTACTAAAATGCTTAGGCAGAGATAATATAAGGATAATAAAGAATAATGAAGAAACAGTGATAACAATGGCTGTAAATGTAGGGAAAAGAGCTTTAAAAAGTGCTAATTTAAATCCTGAAGATATAGATATGTTAATAGTAACAACTGATAACCCTGAGTATTTTGCACCTTCTAATGCTTTAATTATAAATAATAAGTTAGGGTTAGTGAATGCGAATTTAACCTTTGATCTTAATAATAATTGTATATCTATGTTGACAGCTATGGATATAGCAACTGGGATAATGAAGCAAAGAAAAGAAGTAAAAAGAGCAATGATTATCGGAATGCAAGGGATATCATATTTTACAAGGGAAGATGATCCTGTTATAACTCCTGGAGGTGGAGATTGTGCTGCTAGTATAATATTAGAAAAAGAAGAATGTGTAGATATTAGTGGAGTTATAGATAGTGTATATTTAACTAATTCAAGGAATCAAGAAAATATGAGACTACCTGGGTGTGGAATGTCTAAAGTAGCAAGTGGAAATGTACTAACAGAAGATGTTAAACTAAGGTTTATACCACATGATGTTAGTTATTTTTCTGATGAATGGACAAAGATGATAAAAGATATATTAAAGAGGAATAACTTAAGCATTAAAGACGTTAAACATTATTTATTCTCTCAATTTTCTTTAAAAGATATTAAGGAAACACTTATAAAGTTAGGAGATGATGAGGAAAAATATACTTTTGTATCTCATAAGTACGGGTATACTGGATGTTGCTCACCTATATTTGCATTACACGAGGCTTTAGAAAAGGGCAAGGTAGAAAAAAATAGTTATGTTATATTTTGTTCTGTTGGAATAGGATATAGTATGGCTGCAATATTATACAAATGGCTTTAA
- a CDS encoding ribonuclease H-like YkuK family protein: MFSPTYGEVTYEKMIEIIKNFIGKSPHSTYNISVGTDSQNFDYTKTVMVVAVHRVGSGGIFFYDIKKVKKITNISQKLFFETSSSLDIATKLSETLQREEIDFGISIHVDAGKNGQTSKLIPEIIGWIKACGFDCETKPNSYAASSIADKYSK; this comes from the coding sequence ATGTTTAGTCCAACTTATGGTGAAGTAACATATGAAAAAATGATTGAAATAATCAAAAACTTCATAGGAAAATCACCACATAGTACTTACAATATTTCTGTAGGTACAGACAGCCAAAACTTTGATTATACAAAAACTGTTATGGTAGTAGCTGTACACAGAGTTGGAAGTGGGGGAATATTCTTTTATGATATAAAAAAGGTCAAAAAGATAACCAATATAAGTCAAAAACTATTTTTTGAAACTAGTTCTAGTTTAGATATAGCTACTAAACTTTCAGAAACATTACAAAGAGAAGAAATTGACTTTGGAATAAGCATTCATGTTGATGCAGGTAAAAATGGGCAGACATCAAAATTAATTCCAGAGATAATAGGGTGGATAAAGGCTTGTGGATTTGACTGTGAAACAAAACCAAATTCATATGCTGCATCTTCAATAGCAGATAAATATTCAAAATAG
- a CDS encoding superoxide dismutase family protein: MYYNITNCTPIASVAEIRGGPLAPNLYGVVTFREVQNGTEVTVEVWGLPPYKPAENGKSPIGPHGFHIHENGICEVGDPENPFQAAGGHWNPTNQPHGNHAGDFPVLFSNNGYARMSFFTDKFKPADVVGKSVIIHESPDDYRSQPAGNSGKRLACGVIRRLY, from the coding sequence ATGTACTATAATATAACAAATTGTACACCTATTGCAAGTGTAGCTGAAATAAGAGGGGGACCACTTGCTCCTAATCTGTATGGAGTAGTAACTTTTAGAGAAGTTCAAAATGGAACTGAAGTAACTGTTGAAGTTTGGGGACTTCCACCTTATAAACCTGCTGAAAATGGTAAATCACCTATTGGTCCACATGGTTTTCATATCCATGAAAATGGAATTTGTGAAGTAGGAGATCCTGAGAATCCATTTCAAGCTGCAGGAGGTCATTGGAATCCAACAAATCAGCCCCATGGAAATCACGCTGGAGATTTTCCTGTACTATTTTCAAACAATGGCTATGCAAGAATGAGCTTTTTTACAGATAAATTTAAGCCTGCTGACGTTGTAGGAAAATCGGTGATAATTCATGAAAGTCCTGATGACTATAGAAGTCAGCCTGCTGGGAATTCTGGTAAACGATTAGCTTGTGGAGTGATACGTAGACTTTATTGA
- a CDS encoding ABC transporter ATP-binding protein gives MLKFLQDRFALSEQGAKDLVRGSIYSAFANISLMLPVWLLIMVLNDLLKPILGFETNGQTSIIIYIVLGFTILGFMFICHWLQYGSVYITTFNESATRRISLAEKLRKLPLSYFGKKDLSDLTNTIMNDCADLEKAFSHAIPQFIGAIISTALIIIGLLVKDWRMGLGLLWVFPVALIIIIGSKKLQKKGALKHYKAKRACADGIQECFETIQDIKSYNREEVYLAGLDKKLDKAEKAQISSELALGILINSAQIVLKLGLATVILVGSNMLIKGQTDFLTYLMFLIAASRIYDPIIGVFCYIAQIFYVDIRINRMREIENQIVQEGVEDYATNGYDIVFEHVGFSYDEGETVLKDVSFTAKQGEVTALVGPSGGGKSTAAKLAARFWDVDKGKIILGGVDVSTIDPEALLKNYAIVFQDVVLFNGTVMENIQIGRRDATREEVMEVAKIAMCDEFVSRLPQGYDTVIGENGASLSGGERQRISIARAILKDAPIILLDEATASLDVENETKIQIAISQLIKNKTVLIIAHRMRTVANADKVVVLEDGYVAQQGRPEELMDEGGLYKHMVELQNQSLEWELNFDKKAMEIEQ, from the coding sequence ATGCTTAAGTTTTTGCAGGATAGATTTGCTTTAAGTGAACAAGGAGCTAAGGATTTAGTAAGGGGAAGTATATATAGTGCTTTTGCTAATATTAGTTTGATGCTACCAGTATGGCTTTTGATTATGGTATTAAATGATTTACTTAAGCCTATATTAGGATTTGAAACTAATGGGCAAACTAGTATTATAATTTATATTGTGTTAGGATTTACCATATTAGGCTTTATGTTTATATGTCACTGGTTACAATATGGTAGTGTATATATAACTACTTTTAATGAAAGTGCAACACGTCGTATTTCTTTAGCAGAAAAGTTAAGGAAACTTCCTCTTTCTTATTTTGGGAAGAAGGACCTTTCAGATTTAACAAATACAATTATGAATGACTGTGCAGACTTGGAAAAGGCATTTTCTCATGCTATTCCACAATTTATTGGTGCTATTATATCCACAGCATTAATAATTATAGGATTATTAGTTAAGGATTGGAGGATGGGATTAGGGTTATTATGGGTTTTTCCTGTAGCTTTAATAATCATTATTGGTTCGAAGAAATTACAGAAAAAAGGAGCTTTAAAACATTATAAAGCGAAACGTGCTTGTGCAGATGGAATACAAGAATGTTTTGAAACAATACAAGATATCAAATCTTATAATCGAGAAGAGGTCTACTTAGCTGGATTAGATAAAAAACTAGATAAGGCTGAAAAGGCACAAATTTCTTCAGAATTGGCACTAGGAATTTTAATAAATAGTGCACAAATAGTTTTGAAATTAGGATTAGCAACAGTAATTCTAGTTGGAAGCAATATGCTTATAAAAGGACAAACAGATTTTTTAACTTATTTGATGTTTTTAATTGCAGCTTCTAGAATTTATGATCCTATTATAGGAGTATTTTGTTATATTGCACAAATATTTTATGTGGATATTCGTATTAATAGAATGAGGGAGATAGAAAATCAAATAGTTCAAGAAGGTGTAGAAGATTATGCAACAAATGGGTATGATATTGTATTTGAACATGTAGGTTTTTCTTATGATGAAGGAGAAACTGTTTTAAAAGATGTATCATTTACAGCAAAGCAAGGTGAAGTAACAGCTTTAGTTGGTCCATCTGGTGGAGGGAAAAGTACTGCTGCAAAATTAGCGGCACGTTTTTGGGATGTAGATAAGGGAAAGATTATATTAGGAGGAGTGGATGTTTCAACTATTGATCCAGAAGCACTTCTTAAAAATTATGCAATTGTTTTTCAAGATGTAGTATTATTCAATGGTACAGTTATGGAAAATATACAAATTGGAAGAAGAGATGCCACTCGTGAAGAAGTTATGGAAGTTGCTAAAATTGCCATGTGTGATGAATTTGTATCGCGTCTTCCACAAGGTTATGATACAGTTATAGGAGAAAATGGTGCTAGTTTATCTGGAGGAGAAAGACAGAGAATTTCTATAGCACGTGCTATTTTAAAAGATGCACCAATTATATTATTAGATGAAGCAACTGCTTCCCTTGATGTGGAAAATGAGACAAAGATTCAAATAGCTATTTCACAACTTATTAAGAATAAAACAGTACTTATCATAGCTCACAGAATGCGTACAGTAGCCAATGCAGATAAGGTTGTGGTATTGGAAGATGGTTATGTAGCACAGCAAGGTAGACCAGAAGAATTGATGGATGAAGGAGGACTATATAAACATATGGTAGAGTTACAAAATCAAAGTTTAGAATGGGAATTAAATTTTGATAAAAAAGCAATGGAAATAGAACAATAG
- a CDS encoding DUF6143 family protein yields MDNNLNSSVYCNDVSNQISSSKTNYCNRPCIYFPPCSLPNPSIYKPSIEYVVDVPINLAKSLEGKYYVGYADELSFGKGTSAWARLFNPPNSRVNLHVTVWTVSDVSESTFRAQIWFNTEPPGTPKESTLVTTSNMAFCPIPIPKVKLQYATNVTGEPIDGIKAFVRRGQPETTIVDDEQGKFIFPPGGSFLIFLSNPESPELSTNGRIAFGWWEEPICNK; encoded by the coding sequence ATGGACAATAATTTAAATTCTTCTGTATATTGTAATGATGTTTCTAATCAAATATCATCTAGTAAAACGAACTATTGTAACAGGCCTTGTATATATTTCCCACCTTGTAGCCTACCTAATCCATCTATATATAAACCATCTATAGAATATGTAGTTGATGTACCTATTAACTTAGCAAAGTCTCTAGAAGGTAAATATTATGTAGGTTATGCTGATGAACTTTCTTTCGGAAAAGGAACAAGTGCTTGGGCTAGGTTATTTAATCCTCCTAATTCAAGAGTAAATTTACATGTAACAGTTTGGACTGTAAGTGATGTTTCCGAATCTACATTTCGAGCACAAATTTGGTTTAATACTGAACCTCCTGGAACACCTAAAGAGTCCACTCTTGTTACTACATCTAATATGGCATTTTGCCCTATTCCAATACCAAAAGTAAAGCTGCAATATGCTACAAATGTAACTGGAGAACCAATTGATGGTATAAAAGCTTTTGTAAGAAGAGGTCAACCTGAAACTACAATTGTTGATGATGAACAAGGAAAATTTATCTTTCCACCCGGTGGTTCATTTTTAATATTTCTATCAAATCCAGAGTCACCTGAACTTTCAACTAATGGCCGAATTGCTTTTGGTTGGTGGGAAGAACCTATTTGTAATAAGTGA
- a CDS encoding patatin-like phospholipase family protein, which translates to MKHNKVGLVLEGGGMRGVYTSGVLDALMDENIKFPYVIGVSAGANNGASFVAEQRERNKKVFVDYVRHKDYSGFKHWIVGNGYFNMDFLFNTLPNKLVPFDYETFLNSKTIFKACVTDCITGKSVCFEKSQAKNNGNEFINKVLRASSSLPILAKPVKIKGRLYFDGGISDSIPIDKSIEDGNKYNVIILTRNEGYRKEKQALGICTRHYLKRYPKVLHAIETRHIKYNNTLDKIEDLEDKGFTYVFRPIKEIKVERLEKNIDRLNQLYEQGYKEATSQKENFKKWLGNIIND; encoded by the coding sequence ATGAAGCATAATAAAGTTGGTCTTGTTCTAGAAGGAGGAGGCATGAGGGGAGTATATACTTCAGGAGTTCTTGATGCATTAATGGATGAGAATATTAAATTTCCTTATGTAATAGGGGTATCTGCTGGTGCTAATAATGGTGCAAGTTTTGTAGCTGAACAAAGAGAAAGAAATAAAAAAGTTTTTGTAGATTATGTAAGACATAAAGATTATTCTGGTTTTAAACATTGGATAGTAGGCAATGGCTATTTTAATATGGACTTTTTATTTAATACATTACCAAATAAACTAGTTCCTTTTGATTATGAAACTTTTCTAAATTCTAAAACGATTTTTAAGGCATGTGTAACAGATTGTATAACAGGGAAATCAGTATGTTTTGAAAAATCCCAAGCTAAAAATAATGGTAATGAATTTATAAATAAAGTGCTACGAGCATCTAGTAGTTTACCAATTCTAGCAAAACCAGTTAAAATTAAAGGAAGGTTATATTTTGATGGTGGAATCTCTGATTCTATTCCTATAGATAAATCGATAGAAGATGGCAACAAATATAATGTTATAATACTTACTAGGAATGAAGGATATCGTAAAGAAAAACAAGCATTAGGGATTTGTACTAGACATTATTTAAAAAGATATCCTAAAGTTTTACATGCTATAGAAACAAGACATATTAAATACAATAATACCTTAGATAAGATTGAGGATTTAGAAGATAAAGGTTTTACATATGTTTTTAGACCTATTAAAGAAATAAAGGTAGAGAGGCTAGAGAAGAATATTGATAGATTAAATCAACTATACGAACAAGGGTATAAAGAAGCGACTTCTCAAAAGGAAAATTTCAAGAAATGGTTAGGTAATATAATTAATGATTAA